The following are encoded in a window of Hydrogenimonas thermophila genomic DNA:
- the cmoA gene encoding carboxy-S-adenosyl-L-methionine synthase CmoA has protein sequence MKRDNIFVKPIEKHFEFDEQVAAVFDDMIERSVPFYRQNIELIVNLLLRRIKKEMHIVDLGSSTGSMLIELARRCSEDVTFTGIDNASAMVELAQKKAKAFDIKVDFICGDILKVDFSGADIILSNYTLQFIRPIVRKDAVQKIYDSLNSGGMFICSEKVLMQNSWLNKQIIDIYYDYKQQQGYSKSEIMQKREALENVLIPYTIEENFLMFKSCGFKSCETIFQWGNFVTMAAFKS, from the coding sequence GTGAAAAGAGATAATATATTTGTAAAACCAATTGAAAAACATTTTGAGTTTGATGAACAGGTTGCTGCAGTTTTTGATGATATGATTGAGCGTTCTGTTCCATTTTATCGACAAAATATAGAGTTAATTGTTAATCTACTGCTTAGACGAATCAAGAAGGAAATGCATATTGTAGATTTGGGCTCTTCAACTGGCTCTATGTTAATTGAATTGGCTAGAAGATGCAGTGAAGATGTAACTTTTACAGGTATTGATAATGCTTCTGCTATGGTAGAGTTGGCACAAAAAAAAGCTAAGGCTTTTGATATAAAAGTAGATTTTATTTGTGGTGATATTTTAAAAGTTGATTTTAGTGGTGCCGATATAATACTTTCAAACTATACATTGCAGTTTATTCGTCCTATAGTTAGAAAAGATGCAGTACAAAAAATTTATGATTCGCTCAATAGTGGTGGAATGTTTATATGCAGTGAAAAGGTATTGATGCAAAATAGTTGGTTAAATAAGCAAATCATTGATATATATTACGACTATAAGCAGCAGCAGGGTTACAGCAAAAGTGAAATTATGCAAAAAAGAGAAGCTTTAGAGAATGTTTTAATTCCTTATACTATTGAAGAGAATTTTTTAATGTTTAAGTCTTGTGGATTTAAAAGTTGTGAAACTATTTTTCAATGGGGTAATTTTGTAACTATGGCAGCATTTAAAAGTTGA
- a CDS encoding CZB domain-containing protein encodes MATNSQDDINRFESTLEQFTQKTDESAKEAKFIRDSLFGTLIKVDHIIFKSNAYITVLNENEDKVIEFSDHHSCRLGKWYDTTGKELFSHTPSYKAMEKPHEKVHEMVLQTIPCAKTHNCLTPENRPKLVKNFLEMEKASNQLFELIHKMVREANPEVNWEEVA; translated from the coding sequence ATAGCAACAAACTCTCAAGATGATATTAATAGATTTGAAAGTACACTTGAGCAATTTACACAAAAAACAGATGAGTCTGCAAAAGAGGCTAAGTTTATTCGTGATTCACTCTTTGGTACACTGATTAAAGTTGATCATATTATCTTTAAGTCAAATGCATATATTACTGTACTAAATGAAAATGAAGACAAAGTTATTGAATTTTCTGATCACCATAGTTGCAGACTTGGAAAATGGTATGATACAACAGGTAAAGAGTTGTTTAGTCATACTCCTTCATACAAAGCTATGGAAAAACCACATGAAAAAGTACATGAAATGGTACTTCAAACTATACCTTGTGCAAAAACACATAACTGTCTTACACCAGAAAATCGTCCTAAACTTGTTAAAAACTTCCTTGAAATGGAAAAAGCAAGTAATCAACTATTTGAGCTTATTCATAAAATGGTTAGAGAAGCCAATCCTGAAGTTAACTGGGAAGAAGTCGCCTAA